The genome window AGTTCAACAACGTTATTGTAGTTGTTAAAGTAGCAATCGTATTACTGGTTATCGGTTTTGGTTTCCAATATGTAAACTCTGCTAACTGGGAGCCATTTATCCCGGCAAAAGAAGTGTTAGCTGAAGGCGGTACGCGTTATGGCTGGCAGGGTGTGGTAGCCGGTGCCGCTATCGTATTCTTCTCTTACATTGGTTTTGATGCAGTAAGTACTGCTGCTCAGGAAGCTAAAAACCCACAGCGCGATATGCCGATTGGTATGCTTGCTTCACTTGGTATCTGTACGTTATTGTATGTGTTGATGTCGCTTGTACTTACAGGTCTTGTTCCTTACCAGACTCTTAACGTTCCGGATCCGGTTCTTGTAGCTCTTGAGGCTGCTGGTCCTTCATTGCAGTGGTTATACTTCTTTACAGGTATTGGTGCTGTGGCTGGGCTTGCTTCTGTGGTTCTGGTAATGTTAATGGGTCAGCCTCGTATTTTCTTTGCTATGAGTCGCGATGGTTTGTTACCTGCAGTTTTCGGTAAAGTACACCCTAAATATAACACGCCTTACGTCACTACTATCGTTACAGGTTTAGTTGCTGCTGTTATAGCTGGTATCTTCCCAATCGGTTTGCTTGGTGAGCTGGTAAGTATTGGTACGTTGCTAGCATTCGTGATTGTGTGTGCTGGTATCATTATCCTGCGCCGTACAAGCCCAGACCTGAAGCGTCCGTTCAGAACACCGTTTGTACCTCTGGTTCCTATTCTGGGTATCCTGATCTGCGGTTATATGATGGTCAACCTTGGTTTTGACACCTGGTTACGTCTTATCATCTGGATGGCTATTGGTATAGCTATTTACTTCCTGTATGGCCGTAAGCACAGCAAGCTGCGCAAGCAGAACGAGGCTGACGAAGCTGCAAAGGTACCTGTAATTTAATTTTAGCCAGGTGACCTTATGGGAATGTTAGAACTGTTTATTTTCCTGATAGCTCTTTCCTTATTAGCCTTTTATTTCAGGAAAACAGCTAAAAAAAAGAAAGAGTAACTATACCTCTCTAAGGTAATCACAAAGATGTAATTACTTAAAAGCGCCCGGATAACTTCGGGCGCTTTTAGTTTTAATACTGCCTAATGAATGTATACTTGTATGGTAGCGTGTAACATTCTCATACATAATTCAGAACTTTGCAGGAAATGTTATCAAC of Pontibacter deserti contains these proteins:
- a CDS encoding amino acid permease — its product is MSKNIFATKSVEKLIRESESGEHGLKRTLTATNLTMLGIGAIIGAGIFVLTGTAAANAAGPAIVISFIIAGLGCLFAGLCYAEFASMIPIAGSAYTYGYATLGEFIAWIIGWDLILEYLFGAATVAVGWSGNFVSLLKSIGITIPEVVAAAPLSYVGGNFETTGAIINLPAIILILVMTALLVIGIQESAKFNNVIVVVKVAIVLLVIGFGFQYVNSANWEPFIPAKEVLAEGGTRYGWQGVVAGAAIVFFSYIGFDAVSTAAQEAKNPQRDMPIGMLASLGICTLLYVLMSLVLTGLVPYQTLNVPDPVLVALEAAGPSLQWLYFFTGIGAVAGLASVVLVMLMGQPRIFFAMSRDGLLPAVFGKVHPKYNTPYVTTIVTGLVAAVIAGIFPIGLLGELVSIGTLLAFVIVCAGIIILRRTSPDLKRPFRTPFVPLVPILGILICGYMMVNLGFDTWLRLIIWMAIGIAIYFLYGRKHSKLRKQNEADEAAKVPVI